In the Thermococcus sp. MAR1 genome, one interval contains:
- a CDS encoding MFS transporter: MSLQNYRGFSKDAWLLVGYSFISWLGGNIAWFILPFYLKSLGFSYTDIGIVFSVSTMAQAAVLLFSGPLGTKMGYKRAVLMGVSLMFLGRLIQVAYPTIALLTLGSVLVGTGMAFEGPSYMALLSGEVSDEKRHYLFSLSSAMGTIGSAVGLILAGFMPRYLSYREVFALVLVIIPIRFALVLFVRSVLAETEKRLKLSKTLLVRIGRFALPSALIGLGAGVTIPYMGLWFSQRFGTGLESIGWLFAFQQFIMGLGTFLLPMIADRFGSVKTIVSFNGSASVLIAAMPLSPTFPIAAVIYTVRTVLMNIVNPIWNSFMVGFFKKEERSTVMALNNLSWTATFGVGQYLGGRLFDFSLTWPFLITALLYGLSMVAFWGFFGKAETKGYKPEQA; encoded by the coding sequence ATGTCGTTGCAGAACTACAGGGGATTCAGTAAGGACGCATGGCTGCTCGTGGGTTACTCTTTCATCTCCTGGCTTGGGGGCAACATTGCGTGGTTCATCCTCCCGTTTTACCTGAAATCCCTCGGCTTCAGCTACACCGACATAGGGATAGTCTTCTCCGTGTCAACAATGGCTCAGGCTGCAGTTCTGTTGTTTTCCGGTCCCCTCGGTACGAAAATGGGCTACAAAAGGGCGGTTCTCATGGGCGTTTCCCTGATGTTTCTCGGGAGACTGATCCAGGTGGCATACCCCACTATAGCCCTTCTGACGCTCGGTAGCGTTCTTGTGGGAACGGGGATGGCCTTTGAGGGGCCATCATATATGGCACTGCTGAGCGGCGAGGTGAGTGATGAAAAAAGGCACTACCTCTTTAGCCTCTCTTCAGCAATGGGAACGATTGGTTCAGCCGTTGGTCTGATCCTGGCTGGTTTCATGCCTCGATATCTTTCGTACAGAGAAGTTTTCGCTTTGGTTCTTGTGATAATCCCCATAAGGTTTGCATTAGTGCTGTTCGTCAGGTCCGTTCTGGCTGAGACTGAGAAGAGGCTCAAGCTCAGCAAAACCCTCCTCGTCCGCATAGGGCGCTTTGCTCTCCCCAGTGCACTCATCGGCCTGGGCGCGGGGGTGACGATACCCTACATGGGGCTCTGGTTCAGCCAGCGCTTTGGAACCGGTCTGGAGAGCATCGGATGGCTGTTCGCCTTTCAGCAGTTCATCATGGGCCTGGGGACCTTCCTGCTCCCTATGATAGCCGACAGGTTCGGCAGTGTTAAGACCATAGTATCCTTCAACGGGAGTGCCAGTGTCCTTATAGCGGCGATGCCTCTCTCCCCAACCTTCCCCATAGCCGCGGTGATTTACACCGTCAGGACGGTTCTGATGAACATAGTCAATCCCATCTGGAACTCCTTTATGGTAGGCTTTTTCAAGAAAGAGGAGCGCTCAACGGTCATGGCCCTCAACAACCTCTCATGGACGGCTACATTTGGGGTGGGACAGTACCTGGGCGGCAGGCTCTTTGATTTCTCCCTCACCTGGCCGTTCCTGATAACTGCCCTCCTGTATGGCCTCTCCATGGTGGCCTTCTGGGGCTTCTTCGGTAAGGCGGAGACAAAAGGTTATAAGCCGGAGCAGGCCTAG
- a CDS encoding S-layer protein, with translation MKRALVLFMGLVVLGLLLTPINAAVTGINSSNTVIVLPTTKIVNGVPLHIGEDAITGSRLGAFLVLQGVSQGTYTKTVSVPVEYHSVLIPDENQTYKLNPTDMPDVGVNVSDEPVGHGIVIQVDFSRIGFNSTKKAAEFTDRSVEIIFNENTTPLNIGGDYKVISTTVDGKDTMYFYSYLEMTGISSSLGDTLSVGEWSIKFVDINVNQEEMLIDLTYPSGLLKQKTMEKDYYYLMYVDAEGNEDFEPFSTYPESRINELLESGVRNLFVFTPTSFFIGVGGTKSVIYDYWYYEKVRQYQDGDVYNGQWVWDIDPDNNLYILYLHVNESAGFKRVFIGEGSSLKLPTDWGLEITPTFTKNNDGEIAGVEGYRFVRVASVTKKVSITAPKIEATDDVYDFIVEDTQLKDFPADKNVIIVGGWVSNKAWELLEQAYGKDTVNAIKDEINQKGYIIKELPNPNNGNYKVIILAGKTYAETRLAVEKFMKSL, from the coding sequence ATGAAAAGGGCTTTGGTTCTGTTTATGGGCCTGGTGGTTCTGGGCCTGCTCCTTACGCCGATTAACGCAGCGGTTACTGGCATCAATTCCTCGAACACAGTGATAGTCCTTCCAACAACTAAGATAGTTAACGGCGTGCCGCTTCACATAGGTGAGGATGCCATAACGGGTTCGAGGCTCGGTGCATTCCTGGTTCTCCAGGGGGTTTCTCAGGGTACGTACACGAAAACTGTTTCCGTGCCGGTTGAGTACCACAGCGTGCTCATTCCCGATGAAAACCAGACCTACAAGCTCAACCCCACCGACATGCCCGACGTCGGTGTTAACGTCAGCGACGAGCCGGTGGGGCATGGCATAGTCATCCAAGTAGACTTCTCGAGGATCGGGTTTAACTCCACTAAAAAAGCCGCCGAGTTTACAGACAGGAGCGTGGAGATAATCTTCAACGAGAACACCACCCCACTCAACATCGGCGGGGATTACAAGGTCATCTCAACAACGGTTGATGGGAAGGACACGATGTACTTTTATTCATACTTGGAGATGACGGGGATTTCGAGTTCCCTCGGGGATACCCTTAGTGTTGGAGAGTGGAGCATAAAGTTCGTGGACATAAACGTTAACCAGGAAGAGATGCTCATCGACCTTACATATCCAAGCGGCCTTCTAAAGCAAAAGACCATGGAAAAGGACTATTACTACCTGATGTACGTCGATGCTGAAGGAAACGAGGACTTTGAGCCATTCAGCACCTATCCCGAGAGCAGGATAAACGAACTTCTCGAAAGTGGTGTTAGGAATCTATTTGTCTTTACACCAACCAGCTTCTTTATAGGTGTGGGCGGCACAAAGAGTGTCATCTATGACTACTGGTACTATGAGAAGGTCAGACAGTACCAGGACGGGGATGTATACAATGGCCAGTGGGTCTGGGATATTGATCCTGACAACAACCTTTACATACTCTACCTCCACGTCAACGAGAGTGCGGGCTTCAAGAGGGTTTTCATCGGCGAGGGCTCCTCCTTAAAACTGCCCACCGACTGGGGCCTGGAGATAACACCGACCTTCACAAAGAACAACGACGGTGAGATAGCCGGTGTGGAGGGCTACCGCTTCGTCCGCGTTGCCTCTGTTACAAAGAAAGTCTCCATAACCGCGCCAAAGATCGAGGCCACCGATGACGTCTACGACTTCATAGTCGAGGACACTCAGCTCAAGGACTTCCCAGCTGACAAGAACGTCATCATCGTCGGCGGCTGGGTCAGCAATAAAGCGTGGGAACTGCTGGAGCAGGCCTATGGCAAGGACACGGTCAACGCGATCAAGGACGAGATTAACCAGAAGGGCTACATTATAAAGGAGCTCCCCAATCCGAACAACGGGAACTACAAGGTTATCATCCTCGCAGGAAAGACGTACGCCGAGACAAGGCTCGCAGTGGAGAAGTTCATGAAGAGCCTGTGA
- a CDS encoding type II toxin-antitoxin system RelE/ParE family toxin, which produces MRKVKDMTIKGFPAYALRLGDYRVLYGVDWENKVIYLAEIEPRDGI; this is translated from the coding sequence GTGAGGAAAGTTAAAGACATGACCATAAAGGGTTTTCCGGCCTACGCGTTGAGACTTGGAGATTACAGGGTCCTTTATGGGGTTGATTGGGAGAATAAGGTTATTTATCTAGCCGAAATAGAGCCAAGAGATGGCATATAA
- a CDS encoding type II toxin-antitoxin system RelE/ParE family toxin, with protein sequence MYEVVFTKKAAKQVRSLQPAHKRKLKEIILRLSENPFSYPYKKIRGEEHTYRIRVGSFRILYEVDDENFRVTIFKIERRERAYR encoded by the coding sequence ATGTACGAGGTAGTCTTTACCAAGAAAGCCGCCAAGCAGGTAAGGTCATTACAACCTGCCCATAAAAGAAAGCTGAAGGAGATAATCCTCCGGTTGTCTGAAAACCCTTTCTCATACCCCTATAAGAAGATTCGAGGAGAAGAGCATACCTACAGAATCCGGGTGGGTTCGTTCAGAATTCTTTACGAGGTCGACGATGAGAACTTCAGGGTCACAATCTTCAAGATTGAGAGAAGGGAGCGAGCCTACCGTTAG
- a CDS encoding addiction module protein, with translation MGMSEAIQNVNSILQRINEMENELERLKIEVLKMKAESLPVEEVDEETLKELEKRFEEYKSGKAGVVSGDDAIKILSEMLED, from the coding sequence ATGGGTATGAGCGAGGCGATTCAGAACGTTAACTCAATTCTCCAAAGGATCAATGAGATGGAGAATGAGCTGGAGAGGTTGAAGATTGAAGTCCTGAAGATGAAGGCCGAAAGCCTTCCGGTGGAAGAGGTTGACGAAGAAACCCTGAAGGAGCTCGAAAAGAGGTTCGAGGAGTATAAGAGCGGGAAAGCTGGGGTAGTTAGTGGGGATGATGCCATTAAGATACTCTCGGAGATGCTGGAAGATTAA
- a CDS encoding DUF2391 family protein — protein MMSESNADRMMNPEPEHRVENERRTGMEEKLKEIYESIEELRKESRARKTPDKLGWDDIAQEIIGAVTFALPFLFTEELWEIAKDISVERSIAVLLMTLGVAYLFITKSRIGNLKREELFHIPKRLLTVTAIAYLISAVLIYVYGINSLADFTPGQYVNATILISTFAVIGAITVDMVK, from the coding sequence ATGATGAGTGAATCCAATGCTGACCGGATGATGAACCCCGAACCTGAGCACCGGGTTGAAAACGAAAGGCGAACCGGGATGGAAGAGAAGCTGAAAGAGATATACGAGAGTATAGAAGAGCTGCGGAAAGAGAGCAGGGCCAGGAAAACCCCCGACAAACTCGGCTGGGATGACATAGCCCAGGAAATCATTGGAGCGGTCACCTTCGCCCTTCCATTTCTCTTCACGGAGGAGCTGTGGGAGATAGCCAAGGACATCTCAGTTGAACGTTCAATCGCGGTACTCCTCATGACGTTAGGGGTTGCGTACCTGTTCATAACCAAATCCAGGATAGGGAACCTAAAGAGGGAGGAGCTCTTCCATATCCCGAAGAGACTCCTGACAGTAACTGCTATAGCCTACCTAATATCGGCCGTTCTGATATACGTGTACGGAATCAACAGCCTGGCCGACTTCACACCCGGCCAGTACGTCAACGCGACCATACTTATAAGCACGTTCGCGGTGATAGGTGCCATAACCGTTGACATGGTGAAGTGA
- a CDS encoding DNA polymerase domain-containing protein encodes MILDADYITEDGKPVVRIFKKENGEFKIEYDREFEPYIYALLRDDSAIEDIKKITAERHGKVVKVKRAEKVKKKFLGRPIEVWILYFTHPQDVPAIRDEIRAHPAVVDIYEYDIPFAKRYLIDKNLVPMEGDEELKMMSFDIETLYHEGEEFGTGPILMISYADEDGARVITWKKIDLPYVDVVSTEKEMIKRFLKVVKEKDPDVLITYNGDNFDFAYLKRRCEKLGIKFTLGRDGSEPKIQRMGDRFAVEVKGRIHFDLYPVIRRTINLPTYTLEAVYEAVFGKPKEKVYAEEIALAWETGEGLERVARYSMEDAKVTFELGREFFPMEAQLSRLIGQSLWDVSRSSTGNLVEWFLLRKAYERNELAPNKPDERELARRRGGYAGGYVKEPERGLWDNIVYLDFRSLYPSIIITHNVSPDTVNREGCKEYDRAPQVGHKFCKDVPGFIPSLLGSLLDERQKIKRKMKATIDPIEKKLLDYRQKAIKILANSLLPEEWVPILENGKIKLVRIGEFVDSLMETNSELVRRESDTEVLEVEGIKALSFDRKSKKAHTMPVEAVIRHSYSGDVYEIVLSSGRRIRVTRGHSLFAYRNGELVEVTGGEVKPGDLLAVPKIVNLPERKERLNIVELLLELPEEETKDIVMTIPVKGRKNFFKGMLRTLRWIFGEEKRLRTARRYLEHLERLGYVKLRKIGYEVIDGEGLESYKKLYEKLVQTVRYNGNRREYIVNFNAIRDVIHMMPGEELREWLIGTRNGFKMKPFIAVDENFARLLGYYVSEGNARKWKNHTEGWSYTVKLYNEEESVLNDMERLARELFGSARRGKNYVEIPRKMAYIIFEGLCGVLAENKKVPEVIFTSPENVRWAFLEGYFIGDGDVHPGKRVRLSTKSELLANGLVLLLNSLGVSAVKLRHDSGVYRVYVNEELPFTEYRKKKNVYYSHVIPKEILKETFGKAFQKNMSHEKFRELVESGKLDEERAERIEWLLDGDIVLDRVVDVKKEHYDGHVYDLSVEGDENFLAGFGLLYAHNSYYGYYGYARARWYCRECAESVTAWGREYIEMVIRELEEKFGFKVLYADTDGLHATIPGADAETVKKKAMEFLKYINPKLPGLLELEYEGFYLRGFFVTKKKYAVIDEEGKITTRGLEIVRRDWSEIAKETQARVLEAILRHGDVEEAVRIVKEVTEKLSKYEVPPEKLVIHEQITRELKDYKATGPHVAIAKRLAKRGIKIRPGTVISYIVLKGSGRIGDRAIPFDEFDPTKHKYDAEYYIENQVLPAVERILRAFGYKKEELRYQKTRQVGLGAWLKVKKG; translated from the coding sequence ATGATCCTCGATGCCGACTACATCACCGAGGACGGAAAACCCGTCGTAAGGATATTCAAGAAGGAGAACGGCGAGTTCAAGATTGAATACGACCGCGAGTTCGAGCCGTACATCTACGCGCTCCTGAGGGACGATTCTGCCATAGAGGACATCAAGAAGATAACCGCCGAGCGCCACGGAAAAGTTGTCAAGGTCAAGCGCGCCGAGAAAGTTAAGAAGAAGTTCCTCGGCAGGCCAATAGAGGTCTGGATTCTCTACTTCACCCACCCCCAGGACGTTCCAGCCATTAGGGACGAGATAAGAGCCCACCCAGCGGTTGTGGACATCTACGAGTACGACATACCCTTCGCCAAGCGCTACCTCATCGACAAGAACCTCGTCCCTATGGAGGGTGACGAGGAGCTCAAGATGATGTCCTTCGACATCGAGACGCTCTACCACGAGGGCGAGGAGTTCGGAACCGGGCCGATCCTCATGATAAGCTACGCCGACGAGGACGGGGCGAGGGTCATAACGTGGAAGAAGATCGACCTGCCCTACGTTGACGTCGTCTCCACCGAGAAAGAGATGATAAAGCGCTTCCTCAAGGTCGTGAAGGAGAAGGATCCGGACGTTCTCATAACCTACAACGGCGACAACTTCGACTTCGCCTACCTCAAGAGGCGGTGTGAGAAGCTCGGAATAAAGTTCACCCTCGGAAGAGACGGGAGTGAGCCAAAGATACAGCGCATGGGTGACCGCTTCGCCGTGGAGGTTAAGGGAAGGATTCACTTCGACCTCTACCCAGTCATAAGGAGGACGATAAACCTTCCAACCTACACCCTTGAGGCGGTTTACGAGGCAGTCTTTGGAAAGCCGAAGGAGAAGGTTTATGCAGAGGAGATAGCCTTAGCCTGGGAGACCGGCGAGGGGCTTGAAAGGGTGGCGAGATACTCAATGGAGGACGCTAAAGTTACTTTTGAACTCGGCAGGGAGTTCTTCCCGATGGAGGCTCAGCTCTCCCGTTTGATAGGCCAGAGCCTCTGGGACGTATCGCGCTCAAGCACCGGCAACCTCGTGGAGTGGTTTCTCCTGCGGAAGGCCTACGAGAGAAACGAGCTCGCCCCAAACAAGCCCGACGAGAGAGAACTGGCGAGGCGGCGCGGGGGCTACGCTGGGGGATACGTTAAAGAACCAGAACGGGGATTATGGGACAATATTGTGTACTTGGACTTTCGTAGTCTTTACCCTTCGATCATCATCACCCACAACGTCTCGCCCGACACGGTCAACCGTGAGGGCTGTAAAGAGTACGACAGGGCCCCCCAGGTAGGCCACAAGTTCTGTAAAGACGTCCCGGGGTTCATCCCGAGCCTTTTGGGTTCCCTTCTCGACGAGAGGCAGAAGATAAAGAGGAAGATGAAGGCCACGATAGACCCAATAGAGAAGAAGCTCCTCGATTACAGGCAAAAAGCTATCAAGATCCTGGCGAACAGCCTGCTTCCAGAGGAGTGGGTTCCAATACTCGAAAACGGTAAAATCAAACTGGTCCGCATAGGGGAGTTTGTTGATTCACTTATGGAGACTAATTCGGAGTTGGTGAGGAGGGAGAGTGACACGGAAGTTCTCGAAGTTGAGGGTATCAAAGCCCTGTCCTTCGACAGGAAGTCCAAGAAAGCGCACACGATGCCTGTGGAGGCCGTAATCAGACACAGCTATTCCGGGGACGTTTACGAGATAGTCCTTAGCTCTGGGAGGAGGATACGGGTAACGAGAGGCCACAGCCTCTTCGCGTACCGGAACGGCGAACTCGTGGAGGTAACAGGTGGTGAAGTCAAACCCGGGGATCTCCTGGCGGTGCCGAAGATAGTAAACCTCCCAGAAAGGAAAGAAAGGCTCAACATCGTTGAACTGCTCCTTGAACTCCCGGAAGAGGAAACAAAGGACATCGTCATGACGATTCCGGTGAAAGGCAGAAAGAACTTCTTCAAGGGGATGCTGAGAACCCTCCGCTGGATTTTTGGGGAAGAGAAAAGGTTAAGGACCGCCAGACGCTACTTGGAGCACCTTGAAAGGCTCGGCTACGTAAAGCTCAGGAAAATCGGCTACGAGGTCATTGATGGAGAGGGACTCGAAAGTTACAAGAAACTGTATGAAAAGCTCGTCCAAACGGTTCGCTACAACGGCAACAGGAGGGAATACATAGTTAATTTCAACGCCATCCGCGACGTTATCCACATGATGCCCGGGGAGGAACTTAGGGAGTGGCTGATTGGAACCAGAAACGGATTCAAGATGAAACCGTTCATAGCGGTTGACGAGAACTTTGCGAGGCTCCTTGGCTACTACGTGAGCGAGGGGAACGCGAGAAAGTGGAAAAACCATACTGAGGGCTGGAGCTACACGGTAAAGCTTTACAACGAGGAGGAGAGCGTTCTCAACGATATGGAGCGCCTCGCAAGAGAGCTCTTTGGAAGCGCAAGGCGTGGAAAGAACTACGTTGAAATCCCGAGGAAGATGGCTTACATCATCTTCGAGGGACTCTGCGGGGTGCTGGCTGAAAATAAGAAGGTTCCAGAGGTTATTTTCACATCGCCGGAGAATGTGCGCTGGGCCTTCCTTGAGGGATACTTCATCGGCGACGGTGACGTTCATCCGGGCAAGAGGGTTCGGCTCTCAACGAAGAGCGAGCTTTTGGCAAACGGCCTCGTCCTGCTCCTCAACTCGCTGGGCGTTTCGGCAGTTAAGCTCCGCCACGATAGTGGGGTCTACAGGGTCTACGTGAACGAAGAGCTCCCGTTCACAGAATACCGGAAGAAAAAGAACGTCTACTACTCCCACGTCATACCCAAGGAAATACTCAAAGAAACCTTCGGAAAGGCCTTCCAGAAAAACATGAGCCATGAAAAGTTCAGGGAGCTCGTTGAGAGCGGGAAGCTTGACGAAGAAAGGGCCGAGAGAATAGAGTGGCTTCTCGATGGGGACATAGTTCTTGACAGAGTTGTTGATGTTAAGAAGGAACACTACGATGGCCACGTCTACGACCTGAGCGTTGAAGGTGATGAGAACTTCCTGGCCGGCTTTGGGCTCCTCTACGCCCACAACAGCTACTACGGCTACTACGGCTACGCCAGGGCGAGATGGTACTGCAGGGAGTGCGCCGAGAGCGTTACGGCGTGGGGCAGGGAGTACATCGAGATGGTGATCAGAGAGCTTGAGGAAAAATTCGGATTTAAAGTCCTCTATGCCGACACCGATGGTCTCCACGCCACTATTCCCGGAGCAGACGCCGAGACGGTCAAGAAAAAGGCAATGGAGTTCTTGAAGTACATCAATCCCAAACTCCCGGGACTTCTCGAACTCGAATACGAAGGCTTCTATCTCAGGGGGTTCTTCGTTACCAAGAAGAAGTACGCCGTCATAGACGAGGAGGGCAAGATAACCACGCGCGGGCTTGAAATAGTCAGGCGCGACTGGAGCGAGATAGCGAAGGAGACCCAGGCAAGGGTTCTGGAGGCTATTCTCAGGCACGGTGATGTTGAGGAGGCGGTGAGGATAGTCAAGGAAGTAACGGAAAAGCTGAGCAAATACGAGGTTCCGCCGGAGAAGCTGGTCATCCACGAGCAGATAACCAGAGAGCTGAAGGACTACAAGGCCACAGGCCCGCACGTGGCCATAGCGAAGCGCCTGGCAAAGCGGGGAATAAAGATACGCCCCGGCACGGTGATAAGCTACATCGTCCTCAAGGGCTCCGGGCGGATAGGCGACAGGGCGATTCCCTTCGACGAGTTCGATCCGACGAAGCACAAATACGACGCGGAATACTACATAGAGAACCAGGTTCTGCCGGCTGTGGAGAGGATTCTAAGAGCTTTTGGCTACAAGAAGGAGGAGCTCAGGTATCAGAAGACAAGGCAGGTTGGACTTGGCGCGTGGCTGAAGGTGAAAAAGGGGTGA
- a CDS encoding DUF3226 domain-containing protein, translated as MKLITGNRFEAFADEKAILFPEYRKNRDELIDFVDSLRGEETVVTASLELIDLITWKFRRGEENVLIYSDTGKSLTLKETYELRKYLDFDVRGNFSGEEARTSVLFVEGKTDAKFFKAVFKKLFEFKESRKAPYSLRFIERVFERDNFDLLKREDGYYLAIIPSEGNSGVIRNLGNFIKAMDVFDFTVERIGVAIDVDEGREIALASIAGKLSGFKHRRTSVGYIVGKTEVVPLIIGLPFEDETIEWKKPTVEDLMLHLITREGLLERIKPGLKALNESLGRKLKPKEVMYLALSAYGHWGNLEGFYELFVMRSRFRNLKTVLREAGLMKGLIYLAGRENDR; from the coding sequence ATGAAGCTCATAACTGGAAACCGCTTCGAGGCCTTCGCCGACGAGAAGGCCATCCTATTTCCCGAATACAGGAAAAACCGAGATGAACTCATCGATTTCGTGGATTCCCTAAGGGGGGAGGAGACCGTCGTTACGGCGAGCCTTGAGCTTATCGACTTGATAACCTGGAAGTTCAGGCGGGGCGAGGAGAACGTCCTGATATATTCCGACACGGGGAAGAGCCTCACCCTCAAGGAGACCTATGAGCTGAGGAAGTACCTCGACTTCGATGTGAGGGGGAACTTTTCAGGGGAAGAAGCAAGGACAAGCGTCCTCTTCGTCGAGGGGAAAACCGACGCCAAATTCTTCAAGGCAGTCTTCAAGAAGCTCTTTGAGTTCAAGGAGAGTAGGAAGGCACCTTACAGCCTGAGGTTTATAGAGAGGGTCTTTGAGCGCGACAACTTCGACCTGCTGAAGCGGGAGGATGGCTATTACCTAGCAATAATTCCGAGCGAAGGAAACTCCGGCGTCATAAGGAACCTCGGGAACTTCATTAAAGCCATGGATGTATTCGACTTCACCGTTGAGAGGATCGGAGTGGCTATCGACGTCGATGAGGGCAGAGAGATTGCTCTGGCCTCGATAGCCGGAAAGCTCTCGGGTTTTAAACACAGGAGAACATCCGTTGGCTACATCGTGGGGAAAACCGAGGTGGTTCCTCTGATAATCGGCCTGCCCTTCGAGGACGAGACAATAGAGTGGAAGAAGCCCACGGTTGAAGACCTCATGCTCCACCTCATAACGAGGGAGGGACTTCTTGAGAGGATAAAGCCGGGACTTAAAGCCCTGAACGAAAGCCTTGGGAGAAAGCTCAAGCCCAAGGAGGTTATGTACTTAGCCTTGAGTGCCTACGGCCACTGGGGCAATCTGGAGGGCTTCTACGAGCTCTTCGTCATGCGTTCCAGGTTCAGGAATCTAAAAACGGTTCTCAGGGAGGCGGGCCTCATGAAGGGCCTCATTTATCTCGCGGGCAGGGAGAATGACCGTTGA
- a CDS encoding HAD family hydrolase — MKLVSFDVWNTLLDINVMLDSMAVELSKLMGACIIDVVEGMMLTRERIKRIRAKTAGNPARALEESQEMLAELLGIDVELVKRAGARALLRVDEGIVLPGAKEALEGVKRKGLKVTLTGNVMFWPGSYTRLLLERFGLTDYIDKTFFADEVLAYKPMPEMFEKLLRVFNVSPDEAIHIGDTYAEDFEGALRAGLWAVWINPEAEEIRKIHERGFEVPNVEGILEVLEMIEAGSI; from the coding sequence ATGAAGCTCGTTTCATTCGACGTCTGGAACACGCTGTTGGACATCAACGTCATGCTGGATTCTATGGCCGTTGAGCTCTCCAAGCTGATGGGAGCGTGCATAATAGACGTCGTCGAGGGAATGATGCTCACCCGTGAGAGGATAAAGCGAATACGCGCGAAAACCGCAGGAAATCCGGCCAGGGCACTCGAAGAGAGCCAGGAGATGCTGGCGGAACTTTTGGGGATAGATGTGGAACTCGTCAAGAGGGCTGGAGCGAGGGCCCTTCTGAGAGTCGATGAGGGGATAGTCCTCCCCGGGGCAAAGGAAGCCCTTGAAGGCGTTAAGAGAAAGGGCCTGAAGGTCACCCTCACAGGAAACGTGATGTTCTGGCCCGGCTCCTACACGAGGCTTTTGCTCGAAAGGTTCGGGCTTACAGACTACATTGACAAAACCTTCTTCGCCGACGAGGTCTTAGCTTACAAGCCGATGCCGGAGATGTTCGAGAAGCTGCTCAGGGTTTTCAATGTTTCTCCGGACGAGGCAATCCACATAGGCGATACCTATGCGGAGGACTTCGAGGGTGCTTTAAGGGCCGGTCTCTGGGCGGTCTGGATAAACCCCGAAGCCGAGGAAATAAGGAAGATCCACGAGAGGGGCTTTGAGGTGCCAAACGTTGAGGGGATTTTAGAGGTGCTGGAGATGATAGAAGCGGGAAGTATTTAA